One region of Juglans regia cultivar Chandler chromosome 4, Walnut 2.0, whole genome shotgun sequence genomic DNA includes:
- the LOC108999478 gene encoding protein LURP-one-related 10-like has protein sequence MAQQIPAPAPTAAQFANPLPVICTQYCAPHAVDLAVVKKVMTISGGNFVVTDSTNDNVIFNVKGKLMTLHDAPVLLDAAGNPIVTLREKRMTAHHRWNVYRGESKEPSDLIFTVKRSSTIQRRAKLHVFLANNTNEEVCDFMVEGSWAEKSCFFYTGDRTNIVAQMGKKTTVRSVLVGKDNYSVTVHPNVDYAFIVALIVILDDMNHITDMDGLFFNSGMSMAGLPTSVNVPGK, from the exons atggcTCAGCAAATTCCAGCTCCAGCTCCAACTGCCGCACAGTTTGCCAACCCTCTTCCCGTCATCTGCACTCAGTACTGTGCGCCTCATGCCGTTGATCTTGCGGTTGTCAAAAAAGTCATGACCATATCCGGTGGTAACTTTGTTGTCACAGACAGTACCAACGACAACGTCATTTTTAATGTGAAAGGAAAATTAATGACCCTTCATGATGCTCCTGTTCTGCTTGATGCTGCTGGAAATCCTATTGTCACGCTTCGAGAGAAG AGAATGACTGCACATCACAGATGGAATGTGTATAGGGGCGAAAGCAAAGAGCccagtgatttgatttttactGTTAAGCGATCTTCAACGATTCAACGAAGGGCAAAGTTACATGTGTTCTTGGCAAATAACACAAACGAAGAGGTATGCGACTTCATGGTTGAAGGGAGTTGGGCtgaaaaatcttgtttcttttataCCGGTGATCGTACCAATATAGTTGCCCAG ATGGGTAAGAAGACCACCGTTCGAAGTGTTCTGGTCGGGAAAGACAATTACTCGGTAACTGTTCACCCTAAcgttgattatgcattcatagtCGCGCTTATTGTGATTCTAGACGACATGAACCACATAACCGACATGGATGGACTGTTCTTCAATTCAGGCATGAGCATGGCTGGACTACCGACGTCAGTTAATGTAccaggaaaataa